The following proteins are co-located in the Brevibacillus laterosporus DSM 25 genome:
- a CDS encoding MDR family MFS transporter, whose protein sequence is MENLSQKQKVVVMIALMASMFFAAINQTLVSSAMPRIIAMLGGLDYYSWVITVYMLTSTVATILVGKLSDIYGRKPFLLTGIVIFMLGSFLTGLSTNIFQMIVYRGIQGIGGGVLMSVTTMAVGDLFMPRERAKWTGLMMAIFGFSSVVGPTLGGIMIDNMDWKWLFWAFLPLGIVAFMMILRMFPKTPRVQSESIDYWGSLFLSLFIITLLLGFSWAGSKYSWNSIEIIGLFIAALIFAVILILIERKVKSPVLPLSLFKNGIVTNSNVVGFLMNAGMMGAMVYLPFFVQGVKGLSPTQSGFVNMPMSLMMVILSSMAGRWISKSGKYKRYAIFGIFFMILGMLLMGFMNSIALAVVSMCLFGLGLGLGMPVFTLAAQNAVPLNQLGVVTATATLFRNLGGTIGIAVFGSIMNSILKRKLEETIASGEGLNLSQLDPQQAEQLVPFLNPQVLLDQPKLKMIEATLPEGLQLYFAQMMDMLRSVLSDTLSTVFFTGAGILVVALVLVFFLKEIPLRSADKGTSQQES, encoded by the coding sequence ATGGAGAACTTATCACAGAAACAAAAAGTTGTTGTAATGATCGCGTTAATGGCATCGATGTTTTTTGCGGCCATCAATCAAACGCTTGTCAGTTCAGCTATGCCAAGGATTATCGCTATGTTGGGCGGCTTGGATTATTACTCATGGGTCATCACGGTTTATATGCTAACCTCTACGGTGGCTACTATTTTGGTTGGTAAGTTATCGGATATCTACGGACGAAAACCGTTCCTATTAACTGGAATTGTCATTTTCATGTTGGGTTCCTTTCTTACCGGCTTATCCACTAATATCTTTCAGATGATTGTGTATCGAGGAATTCAGGGCATAGGTGGTGGAGTTTTGATGTCCGTCACGACAATGGCCGTTGGTGATTTATTTATGCCTCGTGAAAGAGCGAAATGGACAGGACTCATGATGGCTATTTTCGGTTTTTCCAGCGTTGTTGGACCGACCTTAGGTGGTATCATGATTGATAATATGGATTGGAAATGGTTGTTTTGGGCGTTTTTGCCTCTTGGAATTGTCGCTTTTATGATGATCTTACGGATGTTTCCAAAGACACCCCGTGTTCAATCTGAATCGATTGATTATTGGGGTTCGCTCTTTTTGTCTCTTTTCATTATTACGCTTTTATTAGGCTTTTCTTGGGCAGGATCAAAATATTCATGGAACTCCATAGAGATTATTGGACTGTTTATAGCAGCGCTAATCTTCGCTGTCATTTTGATTCTGATTGAACGCAAAGTAAAAAGCCCCGTTTTGCCATTGTCCCTTTTTAAAAACGGGATTGTAACCAATTCTAACGTTGTTGGATTTCTTATGAATGCAGGAATGATGGGGGCTATGGTATATTTGCCTTTTTTCGTACAGGGCGTTAAGGGCTTAAGTCCGACCCAATCTGGATTTGTTAATATGCCTATGTCATTGATGATGGTCATACTGAGCAGTATGGCTGGTCGATGGATATCTAAATCAGGAAAATACAAGCGCTATGCAATTTTCGGTATCTTTTTCATGATCCTGGGTATGTTGCTGATGGGATTTATGAACAGTATTGCATTAGCTGTGGTGAGTATGTGTTTGTTTGGATTGGGACTAGGATTAGGGATGCCAGTCTTTACATTAGCTGCTCAAAATGCAGTTCCGTTAAACCAACTGGGTGTGGTAACGGCTACAGCAACCTTGTTTAGAAATTTAGGAGGAACGATTGGGATCGCTGTATTCGGTTCTATCATGAACTCCATACTTAAGCGGAAGTTGGAAGAAACGATTGCTTCAGGAGAAGGTCTGAATCTGTCTCAATTAGACCCACAGCAAGCGGAACAACTGGTACCATTTCTAAATCCGCAAGTTCTATTGGATCAACCAAAATTAAAGATGATTGAAGCTACGTTGCCGGAAGGACTTCAATTGTATTTTGCACAAATGATGGATATGCTCCGATCCGTATTGAGCGATACGCTGTCAACTGTGTTTTTTACTGGGGCTGGGATCTTGGTTGTCGCACTGGTGTTGGTCTTCTTCCTCAAAGAAATACCGCTCCGTTCTGCCGATAAAGGTACATCACAGCAAGAAAGCTAA
- a CDS encoding sensor histidine kinase produces MRWMKKFQINQKIFGTIIVALLFLASVLGWIIWDSLTKMMGEELTKRGVNIANNIAALSSDYILTDDQFSIHLLISQAQKANEDVRYILIINSNNSLVGHTFSNHIPKGILPSHTPNGLNSQQVATLTSDEGNIHDILVPIEGGEVGFVRVGMEEKQAKTYIFIKIGELILATLLVCIATAGITYYVTRFITKPINSLVAVATGISAGNLTLRAKVTSEDEVGKLAQAFNEMADNLINSNTEVETLLKELQEKDKLRDTLILKLLSAQEDERKRISRELHDETSQALTSLMVTMRVLANEAKDIEQQELLNSSREIAASILREIRDLAVELRPPILDDMGLIPAIKKYTRKFEEKYGIAVILFVPKDEMIIDNHAAVALYRILQESLTNVVKHTVATQIVINMSIVDHGIQLTIHDNGHGIQQEDFERARQQNRIGIYGMKERAELLGGSFSVKTTNIGGTELMVSIPLPLEKGGSNGTDSPNHAS; encoded by the coding sequence ATGAGATGGATGAAAAAATTTCAGATAAACCAAAAGATATTTGGAACTATTATCGTTGCGCTACTCTTTCTTGCCTCAGTTTTAGGATGGATCATTTGGGATTCACTTACAAAAATGATGGGTGAAGAGCTTACGAAACGCGGAGTCAATATTGCGAATAATATTGCGGCATTGTCCTCTGACTACATTCTTACTGATGATCAATTTTCAATTCATCTCCTCATCTCCCAGGCACAAAAAGCGAATGAAGATGTTCGTTATATCTTGATAATCAATAGTAATAACAGTCTTGTAGGGCACACGTTCTCCAATCACATACCAAAGGGAATATTACCTTCACATACTCCTAATGGCTTAAATAGTCAACAAGTTGCCACACTAACTTCAGACGAAGGGAATATCCACGATATCCTCGTTCCCATAGAAGGAGGAGAGGTAGGATTTGTTCGCGTTGGCATGGAGGAAAAACAGGCAAAAACCTATATTTTCATTAAGATTGGTGAATTGATTTTAGCGACATTATTGGTTTGCATAGCAACTGCTGGAATCACTTATTATGTGACTCGCTTTATTACGAAACCGATTAATAGTTTGGTTGCTGTTGCAACAGGCATATCAGCTGGAAATTTGACTTTGAGGGCTAAAGTAACAAGTGAAGACGAAGTAGGGAAACTAGCGCAAGCTTTCAATGAAATGGCTGACAACTTAATTAACTCTAACACTGAGGTAGAAACACTATTGAAGGAACTTCAAGAAAAAGACAAGCTTCGAGACACGCTTATCTTGAAGCTGTTATCTGCTCAGGAGGATGAGAGAAAAAGAATTTCTCGTGAACTTCATGATGAAACAAGCCAAGCTCTTACTTCTCTGATGGTCACAATGCGTGTTTTGGCTAATGAAGCTAAAGATATCGAACAGCAGGAGTTGTTGAACTCCAGCCGAGAGATTGCGGCAAGTATTTTGCGAGAAATTAGAGATTTAGCGGTAGAATTAAGGCCACCCATTTTAGATGATATGGGTTTAATCCCGGCAATAAAGAAATATACTAGAAAGTTTGAAGAGAAATACGGTATTGCGGTTATCCTATTCGTCCCTAAAGATGAAATGATTATCGATAATCATGCTGCTGTAGCCTTGTATCGAATTCTTCAAGAAAGCCTAACTAATGTAGTCAAGCATACAGTAGCCACCCAGATTGTGATTAATATGAGCATCGTAGATCATGGTATACAATTGACGATCCATGATAACGGGCACGGTATCCAGCAGGAGGATTTTGAAAGGGCTCGCCAGCAAAATCGAATTGGAATATATGGTATGAAGGAAAGAGCCGAGTTGCTTGGCGGTTCTTTCTCTGTCAAAACTACGAATATCGGTGGGACCGAACTCATGGTGTCTATCCCGCTACCATTGGAAAAAGGGGGCAGTAATGGAACAGACAGTCCAAATCATGCTAGTTGA
- a CDS encoding response regulator: MEQTVQIMLVDDHSLLRSGLKLLLHKKPSLKVVGEAADGVEAIRLYEDIRPHILILDISMPRLDGIQVLREIKMRHEQAKVIVLTMHEDEDYITSIMHAGASGYVPKAAVDEELYTAIDTVMNGYVYLRPKETQTLISSILKRTPSETDSRNPYVILSPREREVLRFLARGYSLVETAQELMLSIKTVDTHKTRIMNKLNVSRKRELVEYAMKYNLLNDEQA, encoded by the coding sequence ATGGAACAGACAGTCCAAATCATGCTAGTTGATGACCACTCTTTACTGAGATCGGGCTTAAAACTGCTACTGCATAAGAAACCATCCTTAAAAGTTGTAGGTGAAGCTGCCGATGGAGTGGAAGCAATTCGGCTTTATGAAGATATAAGACCTCATATTTTAATACTCGACATCAGTATGCCACGCCTGGACGGAATTCAAGTTCTCAGAGAAATAAAAATGCGTCATGAACAAGCTAAAGTAATTGTACTTACAATGCATGAAGATGAAGACTACATAACATCTATCATGCATGCAGGGGCTTCAGGTTACGTTCCTAAGGCGGCAGTAGATGAAGAATTATATACAGCTATTGATACCGTTATGAACGGATATGTATACCTTCGGCCAAAAGAAACTCAGACATTGATTTCATCAATACTTAAAAGAACGCCGTCAGAAACCGATTCACGAAATCCTTACGTAATTTTAAGTCCCCGCGAACGTGAGGTCTTACGGTTTCTTGCAAGAGGATATTCTCTAGTTGAGACGGCTCAGGAATTAATGTTGAGTATCAAAACAGTTGATACTCATAAGACGAGAATTATGAATAAACTTAACGTTTCTAGAAAAAGGGAACTTGTTGAATATGCGATGAAATATAATCTTTTAAATGACGAACAAGCATAA
- the phnD gene encoding phosphate/phosphite/phosphonate ABC transporter substrate-binding protein, whose translation MIRTLRILLIILLTLLASGCQNKNSNYQIVFSESDVTPVTSQNSEPFPIRVAISSVLSPSDTVMYYRKIADYLGEKLNRPAILIQRKSYHELSMLMMNGGADIALLSSGAYLTYKQVEGFEAIAMQERMGVPYYYGYLVVNRDSNIIDINNLRGKSVAITDPTSYSSYIFVSEKLADFGETPEHFFGSYVYTYNHENSLKAVIDRVVDAAAVNSLVYEQAKLKNPELADTLQIIAKSEPTGTSPVVISSSLPDEEKKIIRESFLTIHEQETIKPALQGLCIDRFVPFDPQLYDTAYSTGFYK comes from the coding sequence ATGATAAGGACGCTGAGAATACTACTTATTATTTTGCTTACGTTACTTGCGTCAGGATGCCAGAACAAAAATTCAAATTATCAAATTGTTTTTTCTGAGTCTGATGTTACGCCCGTTACTTCCCAAAATAGCGAACCTTTCCCGATACGAGTGGCAATTTCAAGTGTACTATCGCCGAGTGATACGGTTATGTACTACAGAAAAATTGCAGATTATCTGGGTGAGAAACTCAATAGGCCAGCAATTCTTATTCAGCGCAAGAGTTACCATGAATTAAGCATGCTAATGATGAACGGTGGTGCTGACATAGCCTTGCTTTCATCGGGTGCGTATTTAACTTACAAACAAGTCGAGGGATTTGAAGCAATTGCAATGCAGGAGCGAATGGGAGTACCGTACTATTATGGTTATCTTGTTGTAAATCGTGACAGCAATATTATAGATATCAATAATTTAAGAGGAAAAAGTGTCGCCATTACCGATCCCACCAGTTATTCCAGTTATATTTTTGTAAGCGAAAAGTTAGCTGATTTTGGTGAAACTCCGGAGCATTTCTTTGGCAGCTATGTTTATACGTACAATCATGAAAACTCTCTGAAAGCAGTAATAGATAGGGTTGTTGATGCTGCTGCTGTGAATAGTTTGGTTTACGAACAAGCCAAACTAAAAAATCCTGAATTAGCAGATACGTTACAAATTATTGCTAAGTCAGAGCCAACAGGTACCAGTCCAGTGGTAATCAGTAGCAGTTTACCAGATGAAGAAAAGAAAATTATTAGAGAGAGTTTTTTAACCATTCACGAGCAAGAAACCATAAAACCAGCGTTGCAGGGTTTATGCATTGATCGATTTGTTCCTTTTGATCCGCAATTATATGACACCGCTTACAGTACAGGGTTTTATAAATGA